From the genome of Fulvia fulva chromosome 12, complete sequence:
AGCTCGCTCTCGAAACAAAACTCCAGGCCGAGCAGGAAGAAAAAGCCGACAAGCCCTTGGACCTCTTCAAACTCCAGCCAAAGAAGCCCAACTGGGACCTAAAACGAGACCTCGACCGTAAGCTCGAAATCCTGAATGTCCGAACAGACAATGCGATAGCACGCCTGGTACGCGAACGCATATCAAACCAACAGAAAGCCGCGCAAGCAAGGAACGGCACCGCTGCAACGGCTACGAACGGGGATGCAGAGGCAGCGGGTATAGAAGGCACGACGCTTGTGGAAGCGACCAACGTCAGAGAACGCGAGGATGAAGAAGAAGCACGCAGGGAGCGTGAAGAGGACGAGGCCTTGCTTGACACGACAGGGAGCTGAAGCATGAAAGAAAGCTCCGACTGAGAAGGAGTTGGTTCGATCCGACGCTTATGGTGGTCAGCAGATTTCGCATGGTATGACGGGACCCTAACAACGCCTCTGGACCTGTCTTTGTGCTGCAGCTTCATCACAGATATCACAGGATGACAAGGGGAGATCTGAGTATTGCGGTCGGCAGGCGCGGCTATGGAAAATATGCGGGCAAGCGACATGCGCGCGATCGCTAGATGTGCTGCGACGCATGGAGAGCTCAGCTTCAGCTAGGTGCCAGCCAGCCAGGCATCACGAATATAGTGCTTCAGCAAGGGCCTGCAATGCCCACATGCGAAAAGCTGGAGAGCCGAAGTTCCGAGCAGTTGCAAAAGAGGGCCCTCCGCATGAGATGAGGAGCAGGCGGGTAGCGCAACGTGCGCAGTGTCATGGTACGGAAGAAGGCGTCGGTCTCGGAGGGGGCTGTCAGGGTTTCAGCTGGAGTTCTGGAAGCGGCCCTCCCTCCGACTCCGTTACTGTAGCACTGTAGCAGAGATGCTCGCGCACAATACCAGACCAAGTACCCAAGCCGTGTAGTGATGCCTACATTATAGTAATGTCTTGCAATAGTCGCATAGCTAGTGTAGACTTCACCATCCAAGACTTCATGACACGATCAACCATGTCCCATGTACTACGGCAGCGCTATGCATTACGTGCTGGTCGCTTACTAGCAGGAATACTTGACGGGTGATGGCAGTGGCCGGAGGTATATCATGCAGCAAGCATGCTCGTTGTATGCAGGTCTCTCCATTCGAGGGATAGTCGTAATGATTGCGTGAGCGATGTCTGTAGCGCTACCCCGCCTCGTGCCCGCGTATTTCCTTGGAGTGGTTGGAGAGTCGACGCTAGGGTGAGATGCGGTAAGTGCTAGGCTTAACGCGGCATGCAAGATTTCATTACACCTTCGCCTCGCATGGTGAAGGATGACGAGCCGCTGTGGCTTACGTTCGACTTGGTGCATCTCCATGAGCACGGCATGGGATGTGTCCGACGGAGAGGGGGCAGCTGTTTGCTTGTCAAGTCTGGGGTAGAGATGATCGTGTGGACGAAGCGTGCAAGGTACAGAAGTATCCTGGCGTCTACCCTGGGCGTGACATGTGATGGTATACCACAACGGCTTGCGTGGCGTCGTGGCTGTACGTGATCGACAAGTGCGAATGGGTTGGATTGCCGGGCGTCCAGGAGTGTGACTATCGTCTGCCCGTTGTGCTCGTGTGTTCGTGTGCTCGTGTGGTGGGATGCTGAAGAGCGACGATGTCACTCGATGACATGTTTCTTCAAGTGCAGCCGGGGCTATTCGCAAGCTATCGAAAGCACGCTCGGGCCCGGCATGCAGCTCTCGTCTTGACATGCCCGTCGGCGGGCACGATGGTCACGGCGGTGATAGGATCGCGATGGAGCAGCGTGCAGTAAGCCGTGATGTGTAGCTGCATTCGCAGGCAAGCCCGTCGCCCAACACGCAGCGGCAGTACTGTGGACTGGGCGACGACGGCGACGACTTGGGCATCGGGTCGCAACATGTGAAGACAATCCCAGCCTTCTGCACCGTGCACGTGTTGCTTCCGGACAGGCGTTGACTGCAGAGGCTTGGCTGCTCGTCGGACCCCAACCGATGCGCAGAGGATGCATCCGTGCTTTGAAGGTGGGCCTGGTCCAAGTGAATAATTGGCTGACACGTCTAATGGTTGAGCGCTGCCGCTCGAGCCGTCGATATCATGTCCCCTCAGTACTTTGGCAGTGACCGCGATGGCCACTTTTGCACTGCACTGCACATTCACACGGCACACCTTTCTGTATTATAGACATTCCTTTCAGAAACGCCCGGTCGTCATACACCCAGCACTGGCCCGCCTCACGGTCATTCGAAACTTTGCTTTATCGCAGACTCAGCAAATTCCCAACAGAATCCGACAGACATGCTACCGTCCACCACCCCGACCCTCCCTCGATAGCACGCCACGCCCACTGCCATTCAATGTCCAGCCGAAACCAGTGCGGGTAGAGAGTGTTTGCGACTTCTTCCCGTGCTGGTGAATCTGCGTCAGAAGTCTCGGGTCGCTGCGATTGGAGATACTCGTGGGAGCGGGGCACTGGTCGAGCGATGTCCACGCCATCGTCGGATCCAGATCACAGCAGTCATGGCCATCTGGCGCCGCAGGAAGTGCCTGCACCAAACGGGGGAAACACTGAGGATACACCGAGATCGGAAGTGCCGCCTGCTTTGAGCGTCATCACGCCCAATGCGACGGAGGCACTCGCGAGGCTGTCGGAGGAAGGGCCCAACGACTACTTCACACCACAGCCTGCCGCGACGACCACGCATGCCCCTCCAAACCACGAGTTCGCTGCACCAGCACACTCTACCGGGAGTCGATCGCCAACAGCAAGTGTCGGCACAAGCGATGCAACGGCAGCAGGACACATCGAGTTGCCAGAGTCGCTTTCGTCGCTGCACGTATCAGGAAGACCTCCGCCTCATACCACCCCATCCAGCCTCAGCATAGAGAGTGCAGCAAGCTCTACGACAGTCACGCCATCGCACTCGGGAAACAGCACACGACCGGAACTCTCCTCGTGGAAGACAGCCTACCCCAACCCGTATCCGGTACAGAACTTTGCGGCGCTCCACTCCCAACAGTACCCACCATACTACGTGCCGCACGTTCTACGACGAGGCAACTCTACTCAGCCGCATCAGATCTCCACCTTCGCTTCAGCGATAGCATCGCTGCACAGCAGTGGTGCGCGCACGTCGACCAACTCGCCCGCCCTGACGCCTTCCGTCGGGCTCTTCAATCCATCGGGTCCTCCATCTGCTCCCGTTGAGCATTCAGAGAAGTCCGGGACGTATGCGAGTCCATTTCTACACTTCACGCATACGCACGTGCCGAAGGAGACGCACGTGGCAGATGTCGACGTTGACCCGGTGTCTGGTCGTAAATTGATCAATCACTATGAAGTCGTGGACGAACTCGGTCGCGGCACCCACGGAAAAGTTAAGCTCGGCCGTGATTTGGAGAGCCCGGCGAATTCACCGACTTATGTTGCCATCAAGATTGTCGAACGCTTTTCGAAACGACGCAAGCTTGGGAGACTTGGCACCACCGAGGATAAGGTCAAGAAGGAGGTCGCCATCCTCAAGAAAGCTCGACATCCGAACGTTGTCGCCTTGTTGGAGGTCATTGATGATCCTACACGCAAGAAGGTCTACATCGTGCTCGAGTGGGTCGAGAACGGGGAGATCAAGTGGCGGACGAAGGCTCCCAAGGAGATTGCGATGATCGAGGCAAGAAGGTATGAACGGGAAAAGAGTGGACAGATCAGCGAGGCGAAGTTAGCGGAGGATGGTGCTGTACTCATGGAGGTACAAAAACGACTAGCGAAACAGAAGCGACGACAGATGCAGCAATATCGTCAGATGAGACGCGGTGCGGCCGATGACCCACAGTCATGGAGTATCGAGATGGCCGGTGATAACGAGAGTGAAGACTCTCAGGACGACAGACTTTCGAGGATATCTTCCCTTACAGCCACATCGGACGCTGGTAGACTCAGTGTCGATCCGCTGggtcgaagaccttcgcGTACGCCTTCACCCCTTCATCCTTGCGTAGAACCCAATGAGCCCGGACAATTCTTGTCGCTGACAGGAGAGCCAGAGATATTCTCGCCGATTGCAACTCAAGACCAACCAAGACGACCATCTCAATTTAGCTTGACTGGGCTGGAGGGCACGATGTATGGCGCTTACGATTCATCACTATCGCAGACGTCTCGTGTTGCTAGTCTGAACAGTTTGACATCGTCAAGAGGTAGCTCAGATTCGCTGGCCAAGTTCGCAAACGAAGTCCTGGATTCGGAGCTTGATGTTGAGCTGCAGAATGTACCCATCATGGCCATGGAAGATATAAAGACCTCGTTCCGTGACACTTTACTTGGACTTCAGTACTTACACGGGCAAGGGATCGTGCATCGAGACATCAAACCACCAAACCTTTTGTCTACTGGCGACAGCCGAGTCAAGATCTCCGACTTTGGTGTCTCTTACCTTGGTCGACCGGTCCACGAAGGTGAAACGGAGGACATCAGTGAGGCGGATGCTACCGATCTGGACGATGAAGCCAAGGAGCTTGCAAAGACTGTTGGCACGCCTGCCTTCTACGCACCAGAACTCTGCATAGTCGACCCCACAGACGACCCATTACCAGTGACCAAGGCCATCGATGTATGGGCGCTGGGCGTAACGCTTTTCTGCATGATCTTCGCACGGACGCCGTTCGTCGATAACGAGTTCGTGGTCATGCGACAGATTGCAGACGAGGAAATCTATCTCCCGAGGAAACGTCTCCTTCCAGTTGACACGAAGCCGAAGTCACGACCAAACTCGCATGCCCGAGCATTCCCCCCACGTGCGACTAGTCGACGACATGAGCTGGATCTTGTGTATGAGGACATCGATGACAACCTGCATGATTTGCTCAAGCGACTTCTGACCAAGGATCCTCGTAAGCGCATCACGCTGGAAGAGGTGCGACACCACGAATGGACATGCTCAGGGCTGATCAAAGAAGAGTGGCTTCATGAGTCGGATCCATCTCGACATGCTCAGGGCTCCAAGATCGAGGTCTCGAAAGAGGATGTCAACACTGCTGTAGTTCCACTGAACCTGGTCGAACGCGTGCGATCAGGTTTCAAAAAGGTTCTTGAGAAGTCAGGCTTGACCCGTGCAAGAGGACATTCCAATGCAGGCAGCAGCAAAGGCGACTCGCCGGTGGCATCGGCTCACtcctctagtagtagtatgAACCAGGATGCCCGACGCCAGTCCTTTCGGGGCGATGAGCAGATCTTCACGGCGCTTAAGGCGTCTCGGGAAGTCGAGCATCCATTGTCTAAGAGTGTGGCCGCCTCGCCTGAGCTGGAGAAGCTGGAGAAGGACAAGTACTTCGACAAGCTCGCACCACGAGAAAATGGAAACGGATCGCACGACTTGACCAGAGTACCGTCACGACCCAGCCCTCCTAACAGAGCCATGACCGTGGAATCTGCTGCCGGCTCGATGCGAACTGTTACGCAGTCTGACTATATTACGAATGGCCGCAAAACGTCGCCGCCGCCGTCACCTGGGCTTCCTGGCACACCGACAGCACTTGCATCGCCTGGTGGCAGTCACTTGAGCGGCCTGTTCAGACAGCCTGGGCGCATCCTGAAGAGTGTTCGAGAACGAAGTACAAATCGGCGCGGTCAGATGCGAGGGCTGTCGAGCGATAGAGGATCCGTCGAGTCATCGGACCATCATGCCGAGGCAAGCATTGCGGTCAGCCAGACCAATGCTGCTGGTCATGTCAATCTTCCAGATGCCCTTCTCGAAGGCACCCCGGCATCGAGTGCTCGTAACAGCC
Proteins encoded in this window:
- a CDS encoding Pre-mRNA-splicing factor cwf18, with the protein product MASTAALSAAAQDRKARLAQLKSLKRKQPDTTEEQQDETAPAAASRENDTTESDTKDLTSKYLSGRNYDPETKGAKLGFENAPQEGKETLEKKAAQLALETKLQAEQEEKADKPLDLFKLQPKKPNWDLKRDLDRKLEILNVRTDNAIARLVRERISNQQKAAQARNGTAATATNGDAEAAGIEGTTLVEATNVREREDEEEARREREEDEALLDTTGS
- a CDS encoding Serine/threonine-protein kinase ssp1, which translates into the protein MSTPSSDPDHSSHGHLAPQEVPAPNGGNTEDTPRSEVPPALSVITPNATEALARLSEEGPNDYFTPQPAATTTHAPPNHEFAAPAHSTGSRSPTASVGTSDATAAGHIELPESLSSLHVSGRPPPHTTPSSLSIESAASSTTVTPSHSGNSTRPELSSWKTAYPNPYPVQNFAALHSQQYPPYYVPHVLRRGNSTQPHQISTFASAIASLHSSGARTSTNSPALTPSVGLFNPSGPPSAPVEHSEKSGTYASPFLHFTHTHVPKETHVADVDVDPVSGRKLINHYEVVDELGRGTHGKVKLGRDLESPANSPTYVAIKIVERFSKRRKLGRLGTTEDKVKKEVAILKKARHPNVVALLEVIDDPTRKKVYIVLEWVENGEIKWRTKAPKEIAMIEARRYEREKSGQISEAKLAEDGAVLMEVQKRLAKQKRRQMQQYRQMRRGAADDPQSWSIEMAGDNESEDSQDDRLSRISSLTATSDAGRLSVDPLGRRPSRTPSPLHPCVEPNEPGQFLSLTGEPEIFSPIATQDQPRRPSQFSLTGLEGTMYGAYDSSLSQTSRVASLNSLTSSRGSSDSLAKFANEVLDSELDVELQNVPIMAMEDIKTSFRDTLLGLQYLHGQGIVHRDIKPPNLLSTGDSRVKISDFGVSYLGRPVHEGETEDISEADATDLDDEAKELAKTVGTPAFYAPELCIVDPTDDPLPVTKAIDVWALGVTLFCMIFARTPFVDNEFVVMRQIADEEIYLPRKRLLPVDTKPKSRPNSHARAFPPRATSRRHELDLVYEDIDDNLHDLLKRLLTKDPRKRITLEEVRHHEWTCSGLIKEEWLHESDPSRHAQGSKIEVSKEDVNTAVVPLNLVERVRSGFKKVLEKSGLTRARGHSNAGSSKGDSPVASAHSSSSSMNQDARRQSFRGDEQIFTALKASREVEHPLSKSVAASPELEKLEKDKYFDKLAPRENGNGSHDLTRVPSRPSPPNRAMTVESAAGSMRTVTQSDYITNGRKTSPPPSPGLPGTPTALASPGGSHLSGLFRQPGRILKSVRERSTNRRGQMRGLSSDRGSVESSDHHAEASIAVSQTNAAGHVNLPDALLEGTPASSARNSPLSSRAHSVTSDPHSLQQHLSPRDPGVLSRMSSTSSIASIGRQVSEAFRARPQSCRAPESSAEEWQRVDEERVRKLVRESEAEIEQARRSPHRRESMNAFDNRTCPTSPDDLRGKDHESRVSSITDVSTPDTPLDGLSPMNQTGQLPSAMVSSSSDLGSAVSMSISNPSIPSVISEASSVDLSDGTYQGFGEEKREPSSDDTLGASPKTRAVDDPDEGYIPDQEAALNSEPDDMYDSSSDSDGGLVMSRRRSAAKQGHGLIVSAEVPKHRRGTGLSARSKKSSRSGSNNTMKKVRTRDSVDESRSNDITEE